In Blattabacterium cuenoti, a single window of DNA contains:
- the lepA gene encoding translation elongation factor 4, producing the protein MRYIRNFCIIAHIDHGKSTLADRLLEFTNTIPIPHYNNKSNKTQLLDDMELERERGITIKSHAVHMNYRYKNNMYTLNLIDTPGHVDFSYEVSRSIATCEGALLVVDCTQSVQAQTISNLYLALKKNLIIIPIINKVDLLENNDPRYDNTISEMMELLGCKSHQEIISVSAKKGIGIKKILERIITEIPHPTGNLYYPLQAIIFDSIYNPFTGIIAYFKVMNGVMKKGQKLIFMSTGKMYSAHEIGKLQLKRIAKNKIITGDVGYVVSGIKNADEVKVGDTITDAKYPALKSVDDFEEVKPMVFASIYPVDSNDYEDLLSSMEKLKLNDASLIFNTVSSSALGYGFHCGFLGILHMEIIKERLKREYGLNIIITVPNVSYRIFKKRLNGCFVIINNPSEFSDMEKLIKIEEPYVLVNIISTANFIGSIISLCMEKRGNMIGSHKYLSFGKRVHLSFEMPLAEIMFDFYDKLKTISRGYASFDYNFLTYKSSDLKKLTIFINHKQIDPLSIIVHKKHMLMRAKQICHELSLLIPKHQFSIPIQVSISGKIVARETVKALRKDVTAKCYGGDISRKRKLLEKQKKGKKKMRKIGKVNIPNSTFINFLKVKN; encoded by the coding sequence ATTCGTTATATTCGTAATTTTTGTATTATTGCACATATAGATCATGGTAAAAGTACTTTAGCAGATAGGTTATTAGAATTTACAAATACTATCCCTATCCCTCATTATAATAATAAAAGCAATAAAACTCAGTTATTAGATGATATGGAGTTAGAAAGAGAAAGAGGAATTACTATTAAAAGTCATGCAGTTCATATGAACTATCGTTATAAAAATAATATGTATACTCTCAATTTAATAGATACTCCTGGTCATGTCGATTTCTCTTATGAAGTTTCTCGTTCTATTGCTACTTGTGAAGGTGCTTTATTGGTAGTAGATTGTACACAAAGTGTTCAAGCACAAACTATATCTAATTTGTATTTAGCATTGAAAAAAAATCTTATTATTATTCCTATTATTAATAAAGTTGATTTATTAGAGAATAATGACCCTAGATATGATAATACTATTTCTGAAATGATGGAATTATTAGGATGTAAATCTCATCAAGAGATTATATCTGTTAGTGCTAAAAAAGGTATAGGTATTAAAAAGATCTTAGAAAGAATTATTACAGAAATACCGCATCCTACAGGGAATTTATATTATCCTCTTCAAGCTATTATTTTTGATTCTATTTATAATCCTTTTACAGGAATTATTGCTTATTTTAAAGTGATGAATGGAGTGATGAAAAAAGGACAAAAACTTATATTTATGTCAACTGGAAAAATGTATTCTGCACATGAAATAGGAAAACTTCAATTAAAAAGAATTGCTAAAAATAAGATAATAACAGGTGATGTTGGTTATGTTGTTTCTGGAATCAAAAATGCAGATGAAGTGAAAGTTGGAGATACAATTACAGATGCTAAATATCCTGCATTAAAATCTGTAGATGATTTTGAAGAAGTTAAACCTATGGTATTTGCTAGTATTTATCCTGTAGATTCTAATGATTATGAGGACTTGCTGTCATCGATGGAAAAATTAAAATTAAATGATGCTTCTTTAATTTTTAATACAGTATCTTCTTCTGCGTTAGGCTATGGATTTCATTGTGGATTTTTAGGAATACTTCATATGGAAATTATAAAAGAACGTTTAAAAAGAGAGTATGGATTGAATATTATTATTACTGTGCCTAATGTGTCTTATAGAATTTTTAAAAAAAGACTTAATGGTTGTTTTGTTATAATCAATAATCCTTCAGAATTTTCTGATATGGAAAAACTAATTAAAATAGAGGAACCTTATGTTTTAGTTAATATTATAAGTACAGCAAATTTTATAGGATCTATTATTTCTTTATGTATGGAAAAACGTGGAAATATGATTGGATCACATAAATATTTATCTTTTGGAAAAAGAGTTCATTTATCATTTGAAATGCCACTTGCTGAAATTATGTTTGATTTTTATGATAAATTAAAAACTATTTCTAGAGGATATGCATCATTTGATTATAATTTTTTAACTTATAAAAGTTCTGATTTAAAAAAACTGACTATATTTATTAATCATAAACAAATTGATCCTTTATCTATTATTGTTCATAAAAAGCATATGTTAATGCGAGCAAAACAAATTTGTCATGAATTATCTTTACTTATTCCAAAACATCAGTTTAGTATACCAATTCAAGTGTCTATTTCTGGTAAAATTGTTGCAAGGGAAACAGTAAAAGCTTTAAGAAAGGATGTAACTGCTAAATGTTATGGAGGTGATATATCTAGAAAAAGAAAATTATTAGAAAAAC
- the pth gene encoding aminoacyl-tRNA hydrolase encodes MALCIHKNDIKYLIIGLGNPGIIYNYTRHNIGFFILDKISEKYSFTFIKKKLGFVSSILSYKNKKIFFLKPYTYINESGLAVKYWMKKEKVSLNNILIILDDIYLDFGTFRLKGKGGNGGHNGLKSIEKELKTDHYARLRFGIKNDLFITNKIDYVLGNWYQHELKYILKKIDISMDIIFSFVVNGLIYTMNIFNHKCKLKN; translated from the coding sequence ATGGCTTTATGTATTCATAAAAATGATATAAAATATTTAATAATAGGATTAGGTAATCCTGGAATAATATATAATTATACTAGACATAATATTGGATTTTTTATTTTAGATAAAATATCTGAAAAATATTCATTTACTTTTATAAAAAAAAAGTTAGGATTTGTTTCTTCAATTTTATCATATAAAAATAAAAAAATATTTTTTTTAAAACCTTATACATATATTAATGAAAGTGGACTTGCAGTAAAATATTGGATGAAAAAAGAAAAAGTGTCTTTAAATAACATACTTATAATATTAGATGATATTTATCTTGATTTTGGAACTTTTCGTTTAAAAGGAAAAGGTGGGAATGGTGGACATAATGGCTTGAAGAGTATTGAAAAAGAATTAAAAACTGATCATTATGCACGTCTTAGATTTGGAATTAAGAATGATTTGTTCATAACAAATAAAATAGATTATGTATTAGGTAATTGGTACCAACATGAATTAAAATATATATTAAAAAAAATAGATATTAGTATGGATATAATTTTTTCATTTGTAGTTAATGGATTAATATATACTATGAATATTTTTAATCATAAATGTAAATTAAAAAATTAA
- the sucD gene encoding succinate--CoA ligase subunit alpha, with protein MSILVNENSRVIVQGLTGKEGLFHTQKMLDYGTLIVGGVTPGKGGKICLGIPIFNTMEDAVKHTNGNVSIIFVPSAVASDAIMEAISVKMNIIVCITEGIPISDMIRVKYFLKGKTSYLIGPNCPGIVSSEKSKIGIMPNLIFRKKGNIGIVSRSGTLTYEAADQILKMGYGISTAVGIGGDSIIGINIKDVINLFLDDIETECIVLIGEIGGKLEIYAATWFKNLQKINKKPIIGFIAGQTAPKGITMGHAGAIIGKDIETAQSKIEILETCGIHMVKSLYEIGMKVHEILCKKEINILWLYVFIKMI; from the coding sequence ATGAGTATTTTAGTTAATGAAAATTCTCGTGTAATTGTTCAGGGATTAACCGGAAAAGAAGGTTTATTTCATACTCAAAAAATGTTGGATTATGGAACATTAATAGTAGGTGGAGTTACTCCAGGTAAGGGAGGAAAAATATGTTTAGGAATACCGATTTTTAATACTATGGAAGATGCTGTAAAGCATACCAATGGTAATGTCAGTATTATTTTTGTTCCATCCGCAGTTGCTTCAGATGCTATTATGGAAGCTATTAGTGTAAAAATGAACATTATTGTTTGTATTACAGAAGGAATTCCAATATCTGATATGATTAGAGTAAAATATTTTTTAAAAGGTAAAACAAGCTATTTAATTGGACCCAATTGTCCTGGAATAGTTTCTTCAGAAAAATCAAAAATTGGAATTATGCCAAATTTGATTTTTAGAAAAAAAGGGAATATAGGAATTGTATCTAGATCAGGAACATTAACTTATGAAGCAGCAGATCAAATATTAAAAATGGGGTATGGCATTTCCACAGCAGTTGGAATAGGAGGTGATTCTATTATAGGAATAAATATTAAGGATGTAATTAATTTATTTTTGGATGATATAGAAACTGAATGTATTGTTTTAATTGGAGAAATTGGAGGTAAATTAGAGATATATGCAGCAACATGGTTTAAAAATTTACAAAAAATAAATAAAAAACCTATAATTGGTTTTATAGCTGGTCAAACTGCGCCTAAAGGAATAACTATGGGTCATGCTGGCGCTATTATAGGAAAAGACATTGAAACTGCACAATCAAAAATTGAAATATTAGAAACATGTGGTATTCATATGGTAAAATCACTTTATGAAATTGGTATGAAAGTACATGAAATTCTTTGTAAGAAAGAAATAAATATATTATGGCTTTATGTATTCATAAAAATGATATAA
- a CDS encoding elongation factor P, with the protein MLKNKRTKLYVHIQKGLYLKYNNEIYKVIDYMHVKPGKGDAFIRTKLRHVINNNILENNFPSKHRIREVEVKSKIYRFLYKTKNLFYFMNIENYQTITIDNILMKNIEFLKEGMNFYIYFKIENNIKTILCIKMPSTVILQVQETMPVKKGDVIQKSSKIAILETKNKLLVPVFINTGEFIKINTYKKSYIERIITKKIK; encoded by the coding sequence ATGTTAAAAAATAAACGAACAAAACTTTATGTACATATTCAAAAAGGATTGTATTTAAAATATAATAATGAAATTTATAAAGTAATTGATTATATGCATGTAAAACCTGGGAAGGGAGATGCATTTATTAGGACTAAATTAAGACATGTTATTAATAATAATATATTAGAAAATAATTTTCCTTCTAAACATAGAATAAGAGAAGTTGAAGTTAAATCAAAAATTTATAGATTTTTATATAAGACAAAAAATTTATTTTATTTCATGAATATTGAAAATTATCAAACAATTACAATCGATAATATTTTAATGAAAAATATTGAATTTCTAAAAGAAGGAATGAATTTTTATATTTATTTTAAAATTGAAAATAATATAAAAACAATTTTATGTATTAAAATGCCATCTACTGTGATTTTACAAGTTCAAGAGACCATGCCTGTAAAAAAAGGAGATGTTATTCAAAAATCTAGTAAAATAGCTATTTTAGAAACTAAAAATAAATTATTAGTACCTGTATTTATAAATACTGGAGAATTTATTAAAATTAATACATATAAAAAGTCTTATATAGAAAGAATAATAACAAAAAAAATAAAATAA
- the fabZ gene encoding 3-hydroxyacyl-ACP dehydratase FabZ gives MLKKQKTISKKISFKGVGLYTDKYVTMTFKPAPEHTGFIFIRKDITNHPCIQANLSCVINETDKGIILNKNGYLVRTSEHVLAALTGMDLDNIIVELDNVEIPIMDGSSKYFVEAIEKVGIVEQNADREYYSIQNIVSYEDKKTGSVIFAFPSNKFEILTIVDFDLSWLSVQNSIFQHINQFKNHIASSKTFCLLYDDRQQRRCCCSETDNKKQIFSYYCSRNYNQEIANHFLLDIIGCLTLIGKKLIGKIIAYKPYNSINVKFAKKMISEINKEENNIKFNLTQQPIFDIKKIMKILPHKPPFLLVDKILELKENYVVGIKNVTINEPFFIGHFPNEPIMPGVLQVEAIAQVGGVLVLSKLKNPEIYSTYFLQIEKVKFKKKVVPGDLLVFKVILKNPIKMGIVHMEGKGYVNSQLVVEAIVIAKLVKQIV, from the coding sequence ATTTTGAAAAAGCAAAAAACTATTTCAAAAAAAATTTCTTTTAAAGGAGTAGGATTGTATACAGACAAATATGTTACAATGACGTTTAAACCTGCCCCGGAACATACTGGTTTTATTTTTATAAGAAAAGATATAACGAATCATCCTTGTATTCAAGCAAATTTATCATGTGTAATTAATGAAACAGATAAAGGAATTATTTTAAATAAAAATGGATATTTAGTTCGTACGAGTGAACATGTGCTTGCCGCTTTAACAGGGATGGATTTAGATAATATTATAGTGGAATTAGATAATGTAGAAATTCCTATTATGGATGGATCTTCTAAATATTTTGTAGAAGCTATTGAAAAAGTTGGAATTGTAGAACAAAATGCTGATAGAGAATATTATTCTATACAAAATATAGTTTCTTATGAAGATAAGAAAACAGGTAGCGTAATTTTTGCATTTCCATCTAACAAGTTTGAGATACTAACTATAGTAGATTTTGATTTAAGTTGGTTAAGTGTTCAAAATTCTATTTTTCAACATATAAATCAATTTAAAAATCATATAGCAAGTTCCAAAACTTTTTGTCTATTATATGATGATAGACAACAAAGAAGATGTTGTTGTTCAGAAACAGATAATAAAAAACAAATTTTTTCATATTATTGTAGTAGGAATTATAATCAAGAAATTGCTAATCATTTTCTTTTAGATATTATTGGATGTTTAACTTTGATTGGAAAAAAATTAATAGGAAAAATAATAGCATATAAACCATATAATTCAATTAATGTAAAATTTGCTAAAAAAATGATTAGTGAAATTAATAAAGAAGAAAATAATATTAAATTTAATTTAACACAACAACCAATTTTTGATATTAAAAAAATCATGAAAATATTACCCCATAAACCTCCATTTTTATTGGTTGATAAAATTTTAGAATTAAAAGAAAATTATGTAGTTGGTATTAAAAATGTTACAATAAATGAACCATTTTTTATTGGACATTTTCCTAATGAACCTATAATGCCTGGGGTTTTGCAAGTAGAAGCAATAGCACAAGTTGGAGGAGTTTTAGTTTTAAGTAAATTAAAAAATCCAGAAATATATTCTACATATTTTTTACAAATAGAAAAGGTAAAATTTAAAAAAAAAGTAGTACCTGGAGATTTATTAGTTTTTAAAGTAATTTTAAAAAATCCTATAAAAATGGGAATTGTACATATGGAAGGAAAAGGATATGTTAACAGTCAATTAGTTGTGGAAGCAATAGTAATCGCAAAATTAGTAAAACAAATAGTATAA
- the rpmH gene encoding 50S ribosomal protein L34, with the protein MKRTFQPSNKKKLNLHGFLTRMKTKNGRKIISRRRKKKRSQLSVKKFKK; encoded by the coding sequence ATGAAAAGAACATTTCAACCTTCTAATAAAAAAAAACTAAATCTCCATGGATTCTTAACAAGAATGAAAACGAAAAATGGAAGAAAAATTATATCTAGAAGAAGAAAAAAAAAAAGAAGTCAATTATCCGTAAAAAAATTTAAAAAATAA
- a CDS encoding M14 family zinc carboxypeptidase: protein MSNILNFFNINTWLSNYDSIIMDHEIDNSKVFKYINLLKIIKKYKKICSIIPIGRSIENRKIFKIKWGTGSYKIFIWSQMHGNETTGTKAMFDMLHFFLKQKNTDLVKFLEQKVNIVFIPMLNPDGAETFKRRNSINIDLNRDALRLQSPEIKVLFNEIKINQPNILFNLHDQKSIYNIGDKMFNPSIISFLSPSIGKEQSIHINLERKKAMGFISLIAKTISKFLPKIGSIGRYSDQIYPTSVGDNLQKLGKSCILFEAGNYPGDFKKTIIRKYNALSILIGLYILSTTKNMEQEYYDYFSISENTIKLMDKIYRQIVVKKNSQKFILDIGINYIDKYNGVTNDLDVIQKVIDIGDLSNFFAYQDILCKGQSIYNKQGQNFFPNKGEIEFFNIY, encoded by the coding sequence ATGAGTAATATATTGAATTTTTTTAATATAAATACTTGGTTATCTAATTATGATTCTATAATTATGGATCATGAAATAGATAATTCTAAAGTATTTAAATATATTAATCTTTTAAAGATTATAAAAAAATATAAAAAAATTTGTTCTATTATTCCAATTGGACGATCTATAGAAAATAGAAAAATTTTTAAAATCAAATGGGGAACAGGATCTTATAAAATTTTTATTTGGTCTCAAATGCATGGTAATGAAACAACAGGAACAAAAGCTATGTTTGATATGTTACATTTTTTTTTAAAACAAAAAAACACCGATTTAGTAAAATTTTTAGAACAAAAAGTAAATATTGTTTTTATTCCTATGTTAAATCCAGATGGAGCTGAAACATTTAAAAGAAGAAATTCTATTAATATTGATTTAAATAGAGATGCATTACGATTACAATCTCCTGAAATTAAAGTTTTATTTAATGAAATAAAAATTAATCAACCAAATATATTATTTAATTTACATGATCAAAAAAGTATTTATAATATTGGTGATAAAATGTTTAATCCATCTATCATATCATTTTTATCTCCTTCAATTGGTAAAGAACAATCAATTCATATTAATTTAGAAAGAAAAAAAGCTATGGGATTTATTTCTCTTATTGCAAAAACAATATCTAAATTTTTACCTAAAATAGGATCTATAGGTAGATATTCTGATCAAATATATCCTACATCAGTAGGTGACAATTTGCAAAAACTTGGAAAATCTTGTATTCTTTTTGAAGCTGGAAATTATCCTGGAGACTTTAAAAAAACAATTATAAGAAAATATAATGCATTATCTATTTTAATAGGACTGTATATTCTTTCTACTACAAAAAATATGGAACAAGAATACTATGATTATTTTTCGATTTCTGAAAATACAATCAAATTAATGGATAAAATTTATAGACAAATTGTAGTTAAAAAAAACAGTCAAAAATTTATTTTGGATATAGGAATAAATTATATTGACAAGTATAATGGTGTTACAAATGATCTTGATGTAATACAAAAAGTGATAGATATAGGTGATTTATCTAATTTTTTTGCATATCAAGATATATTATGTAAAGGTCAAAGTATCTACAACAAACAAGGACAAAATTTTTTTCCAAACAAAGGAGAAATAGAATTCTTTAATATTTATTAA